The region atttccactttacactccatatatagataacaattccgctcgtgctttaaaagaaaaacctctttgaccatcaaaaagatttttattcgatTTTTTTACCGTGCCGAAAGTACACACAAACTCATCGTAAAATTTATTACGGTGATTCTCACGTTGATgttggagaaataaaaataaaagccaatcaaaactcgttgtttcaatgatgtaatgatcgatgggtaataaccaatcaaatcattttccacacattccagaaaaaatcacgtggtattgaacacaattatcaacggtaaatcacagacgctcctctccttttttttttttttttttttttttgcggagcgggcggctgtacacactCTTCATAAGAACACCATTTGctcaaaagaaacgaaaagtcAACAAACAATGATCCTAATCCCGTGAGAACAACTCATTGTAAAACGTTGTTGTGTTGTCTCATAAGATGAACGAAACCTTCCACGACAacaagcacttcaaagatattAGATTTTCACTACAATCTGTACCATCGATTATCGGGATTTAATTCGTTGTTACCATCGCAGTCAATATGGTATTCAGGTTTCCGTCCTGCATACGCGTACTATACTGAAAAACTTGCCACGCAAGATTCAAGGTGCGTTTGCAGAATTGACAATTACACTCAAATTTTAATACATAAATGAGCAATTAATTGATCACTCCCGAAACGGGTTTTTTGTAACAACAGCAAAGCCTTTTAAAGAATAGCAATAGGATTGTAGCAACCATTTGGCCTTTTACTAGTGCAGCTGAGATGTTGAACCAGGGACGTTCAAGGAGTAGGTTCTTGAACCCGGGATGTCCCGGTGTTAAGGTAAGCGCCCTAACCTCTGGGTGACACTGCATCCCACACTACCTTCAAGTTTGTTGTGTTACACAATATTCCAAAGGATTCCACTCGTTCAATGATCTTGTATAACAAACCACCTCTGGTAAGAAAGCGAGACATTGCCGCCGTAGTAGAACTTCGGTATTCAAACCAATGAGAGAAACGGCTGTACTTGCAGACCATAACGCCCCTATCAACAGGCCACGACAAAACCTTATCTTTAGTACTGTCAGTCCTTCGCCAGCATTGTGAAAACCGTTCACACAGACTGCCCCAGCCAAAAAGGAGTTCACTAGAACAACAGCGGAAACAGTATAAAAATGGGACAAAAGCCGAAACCAAGAGGCAAACACCATAAATGTAAGTAAAGAAACGTTTGCGAGTGCCAGAATCCATGTTTCCCGGATcttaaaattgttttgtattCCACACAAAGACAATAGGGCAAGGTAGGATCTCCCAAAGAGGTCACCAATACCCAACGCTaacatataaaataaatattgattcCTGGGTGCAAGGAATGTGTTAGTAAATGCCAACGTCGTTGCTACACTGTTCACAAGTAAGTGTTTGCTGAAGTTGCTTGAAAACAGGGCGAGGCACGATGCTTGTGTTTTCCACACTAGCCATGACATTTCGACGCATGAGAGTTTAGATGGGAGTTCGTCGCTGGAGTTAGATTCAATTCGTTTATAAGGAACCTCTATGAATGATGTTGGGTGGGATTTTTCATGAATTTTGTTGCTCAGATCATCGATTGCCAAATAGGCAATTGGAAATAAAATCCACAAAACTGCAATGAGGAGATACGAAACTTCTGGTGACAAACATACTAACATAGTGAGCCCTGAAAATGAACATAGAATTGTCTGTTAATTAAAAACGAAAGAAtgtaaaacaaaccaaaagttGTGACAAGAAACCAAGTCGAGTAAATTTCGAGCAATTAAGCAACTGGCCCTGCTGCCTTCAACATTGGGCTGATCCAAGGATAAATGGCCATTTTCACTCTAGAAGACGAACACAGCGTCTGACGTGAAAACGGTACGAACAAAATTCTAGACGACCTTTTGAAGGCGATTTGTCCCTCGAGACGAACAAGTCGACACAAGTCCGACCCGAATTCATGTTAGATGCCTGTGACAAATCGATAAAAGCGATTTCGAAATGGCGGGAGGAAAGAAGCTAGGTTAGGGTGAAAGGAAAAGTAACCAAGCCATAACTAGTGCCAGTCTTTAGACCCTCAAGTTACCCAGTTTGTCATTCCTATattttctctcttttgagaATTAACAACACTAGCGGAATTGGTCGTCTTGAATTTACATTAG is a window of Montipora foliosa isolate CH-2021 chromosome 5, ASM3666993v2, whole genome shotgun sequence DNA encoding:
- the LOC138003650 gene encoding uncharacterized protein, which codes for MHLVCKNGEFFIDIISEKKKEVTRIKSSTMEGVEDPPYSPSEDKVKTRTILAFGAIGFLVDIFFYVNISASQDILQGTVIPTSFVLLSATGPACLSSIFYPYVFQKIPVPVASCLSLALSVAGMLTTSIVQEPRIKLIGVCLVAFGYGTLESVFGPLSSLYGKATVDSFTIGTGVATLLAPLTYLGLTMLVCLSPEVSYLLIAVLWILFPIAYLAIDDLSNKIHEKSHPTSFIEVPYKRIESNSSDELPSKLSCVEMSWLVWKTQASCLALFSSNFSKHLLVNSVATTLAFTNTFLAPRNQYLFYMLALGIGDLFGRSYLALLSLCGIQNNFKIRETWILALANVSLLTFMVFASWFRLLSHFYTVSAVVLVNSFLAGAVCVNGFHNAGEGLTVLKIRFCRGLLIGALWSASTAVSLIGLNTEVLLRRQCLAFLPEVVCYTRSLNEWNPLEYCVTQQT